The following DNA comes from Cucumis sativus cultivar 9930 chromosome 7, Cucumber_9930_V3, whole genome shotgun sequence.
TTGTGGTGGGGCTGTTTCTGGTTCTTCTTCCTTATTGTCTgccatttcaaaaataaataaataaaaaaccaaccTTGATTTCCAAATCAGTTTAACTCTGTGATTTGATTTCAGTTCCTTCTATAGCTTCTTTCTCTCTGGTTTTGTGCTTTCCCCTTTTGGTGTCAAGGGGCagtgagagaagatgaaaaagcaGATGGTATTTGTAAGAGAAGAGCGAAGGTAAAGAAAAgctaaaaacaataataataataataacaacaatccACTCTCTGTTTTGGTGCTTTGTGTGTTACTTTTCAATGGGATTGGTTTAATAGGTTGTGTCATTGGAAGGTGTTGTACACACGCCAATAATATTGATGGGTTCCATAAAACCAAAAGGACTTTATTGAATGATACTTAAGTAGCCTTGTGGTCTCCTTTGCTTTCACCTTTTTGTTAATCCTTACATCTCTTTGAGCCATTTCAGTTTTGACCAAACATTTGTTTATTACCCTAATTCACAACTTAATTATAATACTTTCTACTCATTTCTCTATTCTTCTCgttcattttccatttattttcgAACATCgaaatgttgtagaaataTCTTTGTTGATCATAACATTATATGTAGTACAGCAATAGAAcaataaagagagagaggagacTAAGAGAGTGTATGAGAAAGAGGAGAGCAcaacaattaaataacaaagtgTAAGAgatcaattttacttttcaatgATATTATATCTAACCTCttgtgttaattaattaaagtagtttaaaagtaaaattgagCATAACTCACTAGGTTAACAAATCATAttctcaatttaaattttcactcatggttaaaaacataaactaaaattgatttttcaaaggtTAAGAAATCGTCTGCCATGTTTACTTCCGGTAAgtattagttttataattacTTCTCACTATTAATTATCGTTAACATAACTCAACTAAGAAAGACACTACAATTCTAATAAATAAGAATCTCTCTTGTAcatgttggaaaaaaaaaccatgacTGAATATTGAATATCAAGTTAttgttcaaaataatttaggaCTATTTAAGTGCTATTAGTAATTATTAGCTTTAAGATTATTACCAAATATTAAATGTTAAATGTAACTCACAACAAATTGTTCcttacatataaatatatattaattaattgacataTGCAATTATAAAGATGTCAATAGACGAAGATATCAATGACGCATGActtgatatttttcaaacaaattaaaaatgagttAAACTGTATCTCCTAGTTTTTTCGAACTTGAACGGTGTGATTGTTGagttagtttttaattatattacagtttataaaaatgattttttgtaGTAATCAAAATTGTGAAAACCTATTATTTGTTGGTATGCATGgcctatttaatttttgacttaggaaagaagaagttttatgtatattattattaatgaaataaaacaccAAGTCAATGTCAAATATATTCTCATACCATATTCATTTGCGTGTCAAATTAGATTATTTCGAAAGTTTCATATTGTTTATACTTTCCatgtaaataatatacaactttttcttttctttttttttttctctcttacaataaatataataataataaacaattccctaataataataataaaagacaCAAATATGAACCTTTTCATTGAAcaatctatttaaaatttgattctaaaacTTACAATTTAGTCCATGCTATTTTACAAAAGTTTATCAATAGTTTATGtagtttgataaattttcatatataatccATCTTTTTTAAgacaaataaactaaaagaCTACCTCACAAGTTATAAGTATCGATAACCAACTTAAGATAGGAACaagtaaaataagaaaactcaGGTAGTATACATAAGAGAGGGAGGATCCAAAATATTATTCTCTAAACAATCAATAAAAATCCCAACAAAAGGTTCCAAGGAATGATTAGTGGGAGActatttccatttcattttgaCTATTGATGAGAatgattttatcaaatgagataaaagaaaattttaatggaGCAAAAATGAATCTAccatttaacaaatatataatatatattgagtAATATTAGAAATGTTAAGAAAGAAAGCCTCATTCCACCCATCTTCTTTTTTGCCTGTTTTGACAAATAATATCATGGCTTCTTTTATTGACTCAATAATCACCCTTTTGGTTGAACTCATCATCTCTCTTCATTCCTTCTTCTACTATACtctattccttttctttcttttttttggcttttccCACcacatcttcttcaatttctgATCCTTTTCATCATTACAAACTTCCCCAATTGCCTCCATCatgtcttcctcttcttcttcatcatcctTTCTTTTCTGCGCCGTAATCTcgattttattattcatttccaCCTCTGTTTTTGCTACAGAGTTTGTCTTCAACACCAATTTCACTTCCACTAATACTTTGCTCTTCGGCAACGCCACCATTGATTCTTCCGTTCTTATTCTCACTAGAGATTCCCCTTTCACCATCGGCCGTGCTCTTTACCCTTTCAAAGTTCCCATCCATTTCTCcaattctttattttcctttgcatcttctttcattttctctgtTGCCCCTCAACCAAATCTTTTCCCTGGCCATGGATTTGCTTTTCTCTTCACACCCTTTACTGGAATCAATGGAACTAGCTCAGCTCAGAATTTGGGGCTTTTCAATTTCACCAATAATGGGAGCCCCAGTAACCATGTCTTTGCTGTTGAGTTCGATTCGTTTCAAAATCTGGAGTTCAACGACACCAATGATAACCATGTGGGTGTGGATTTGAATTCTCTTGAATCTAATGCTTCCTTTGCCGCTGGGTTTTGGAGTGGACCTGATGATGGAGAATTCAAGGAATTGAAGATCAATAATGGAGAAACTTATCAGGTTTGGATTGAATGTCTTGATTCTTTAGTTAATATCACAATGGCTGAAGTGGGAATGAAAAGGCCTAGAAAACCATTGATATCTCTGTTTGTTGATTTCTCTGGATTGCTTTTGGATGAGATGTATGTAGGATTTACAGCAGCCACTGGGCAATTAGTTCAAAGCCATAGGATATTATCTTGGAGTTTTAGTACCTCCAATTTGTCTATAGGTGATGCTTTATTGATAACAGATTTGCCATCATTTGTTCCTCAAAAAGAGGGCACCATTTTTAACTCAAGAGCTTTCATATTGGGAATAACTTTTGGGGGTGTTGGACTTGTGATTATCTGTTTTATAATCTGTGGTGTTGTAATTATCAAaagaaggggaagaaaaaaaccaaaggaTGATGAAATTGAAGATTGGGAGTTAGAATATTGGCCGCATAGGTTTGCTTATGAAGATGTTTATGAAGCAACTGGCGGGTTCTCAGAAGCCAATGTAATTGGATCTGGGAGAAACGGGAAGGTCTATAAAGGGACATTAGGGAGATCAAAAGTTGCTGTGAAGAGAATCTCTGTTGAAGCTGAGAGTGGAATGAGGGAATTTGTAGCTGAGATTTCAAGTTTAGGAAGATTAAAGCATAGAAATCTAGTTAAGCTTATAGGATGGTGCAAAAAGGAGAAAGGAAGCTTAATCTTAATGTATGATTACATGGAAAATGGAAGTTTAGACAAGAAACTATTCGAGTGTAACGAGAATGAAAGGCTGAGTTGggagaaaagaatgaaaattttaaaagatgtaGCCACGGGGTTGCTATATCTACACCAAGGTTGGGATTCCAGGGTTCTGCATAGAGACATAAAAGGAAACAACGTGCTACTTGACAAGGACATGAATGCAAGGTTGGGAGATTTTGGGTTGGCTCGAATGCAACCCCATGAAAAAACGGCAGACACAACTCGTGTAATGGGGACTGTCGGGTATATGGCACCAGAGGTGGTTCGAACAGGGAGAGTATCAGCACAAGCAGACGTTTTTGGGTTCGGAGTGTTGGTTTTGGAGGTGGTTTGTGGGAGGAGAGCAGTAGAAGAAGGGAAGCCGTGGTTGATAGATTGGGTAAAAGGATTAATGGAGAGGAATGAGATTGGATTAGCAGTTGATGAGAGATTGAGAGTTGAGGTAATAAGTGGGAATGAGATTGATGAAATGGAGAGAATGGTTTGTTTGGGAttattatgtgcacataatgaAGCTGGTGCAAGGCCAACAATGCAacaagttgtaaatattttgtgtgAGAGAAATGGAAGTGGTTCAAATGATGGATTGTTAAATAGACTAAGATCAACAAGAATACTCTCTGAGATTTCTCAAGGCAAGAATTTTCAGCAAAATCATCCAACGTTTGAAGAAATCAAAACGTCTTCATCTTCAACATCATTCATTGAATCTgatattttaaagaatgaCCGGTAGCAGCAGCGCAAGATTTTGATCGTTCTTATTTAAATACGACAGGTTGTGTTAGATATGTAAAGTAAGTGTTTTGTACTATGTTTAATTGTTGATATTATTGcacttctatttatttattttgattctttacatgtatgtatatgtatgtaaaaGGTTACTAGAGATTCAAGGTTACTACattatgtatgtatgtaatCTAGATTATGTGTTTACATATGGTGGAGAATCGAACTAGGctatataaaatgtttttttaaattgatttggcatttgttatattttttaatttaattttcaaattatttctattatattatattgtttgaaaaatttatgaaaaataaaacataagcaataaaattagagaaattattataagttgcagaattattgaaaatatttaaataaaaaatgaatcaaaacaTTGATAGAAACCGATATCATTGacatattctaaaattttatatcttacaatttttttaaaagaaaattttgctatatttgaaaactgtgaatatttatttattaatttaaataatttttttaccatactttttatatgattttctaAAGAATATCCAAACCAACCTTGAgtttatcttaattaaaattttacatttatgaTCAAAGAAgctacaaaagaaataaaataaatacaagttGCTTTTGCTTTCAACATTGCGGGGATAGCTCAGTTGGGAGAGCGTCAGACTGAAGATCTGAAGGTCGCGTGTTCGATCCACGCTCACcgcatttatttttattataatataccAACACTATTAAatctatttgttatatattttgttatttttgtacataatagttaatttagaaataatatattcaatcaacttttataaatagtagATTTGTCTGACTTGACATGACTGCCAACCTGCCTTTCCctttcaataattttcatttagatatttCAAGATTTTTCTACCGAATGTAGCTGTGGCTTTTTAGCGTTTActattaacattttctttttatcacaTACTTATAACTtatgtgtttaatttgtttagggttttttcatgtatcaaactcatttttaaaatctttaaattaaagttcatTAGATTATGTAACTCATTCAGAAGTACcatgattaaaagaaatagtttaatgtagtttttgttaaatttatggttttattttgtgatttaagTAAGAAGTGTAAAATGGCTTTTGAaatgccttttttttaatcaaaagcGTTTTGTTCAAAAGGCAACACCATACAATaactttattaaaagttttgaaatgatgtttataggttaaaaaaatgttttcattttaatttataattaaataacaaaatcttagAAGGATCATATGTTATATACCACCCCACTAATCTAATCAAATATctaataatcaatttaatttatctaaaatttatttttttcttttttctatgtGACCATATGTGAGGTGGAAGATTGAATTTCAAACCTCTAAATAAATAGCATTAAAATTGACTAATTAAGCTAATTTTAATTAGTGTGATGAGAAAATCACAACTGATTATAAAAGACATGGTAAAAgcaatttatatttaaataaaaaaaaaatataaaacaatattgaTCATCAAGTTCTCCAAACTTGTTTTAGTACGATAAAAGAGAGATTTGAATCACAACTTTCGTAATCGTTAACGCGCACAAATTTAAGTTgaattgtgttatttttttcctccacAATTTCACTGCTTAATCAAAGTTATGGAAAGAAGTATATGTTGGATGTGAACAAAGCGtaattatggaaagaaaaaatagagtgAGAGAGATGGTGttccctttccctttcatATTTAAAGAAGTAGGTGTGAGGATGGAAGAAAGTGAAACAattgaatattcaaatttatgttttaaatgtgTAGATTAAATTCATTCATTATACACCTCAAACTCCATTATTGAAACCATAGTATAATATGATGGTTCATGTGCAAGTTACCATATATGATAGTTAAATGGTTCATGTGCAAGTTACCATATATGATagttaaatttgtagtttttcaatttgaatgagttatgtttgattttaattcaatattaatcaataaatttaattgaatttgacatgtttgtatttattttactcAGTTTTGTAGCATTACAtttcaaatagaaaagttctctcattttgttcattttttttctattattcttAAGTTGAGTTGAAGCAAACATCCAAAACAATCTATCAAATCTTAATAGTTCAACGTTGAGAGTTAGTCATTGTACTCATTGAAATCTACTTACAACTTGTCCAAAACGAATAATCATCTTCAAGACAACacttgtaaaaaaatatttctcaaCTACGTTTAAAATTTGTTTCGAAGCTCTTTCCAAgcttttacttattttaatatctaaaCCTAACAAGAATCGTGTGAGTttgatattataaattaaattctaaactaTGGTTAATTAAGAAGTTGATTGAGttaaggagagagagaaaaaagcaATTGATAGTTGTGATTAGGCATTTTGAGAATCTCAATGcaaaatatcaaagaaaaaaaccaaaaggtTATGAAAGTGGAAGGGACACTTTTGGCTATCAAAacactttataaaaaaatttccatttatttaagcaaatattttataaacccttttatatttgtttcaaatcATTCAACCTtactttttccaaaataaaataaaataaaatccctAAACCTTATCCCAATATTCTCAAACCCCACATGCATTCACTGATTATAAGCCTactttcattattatatttcaactTTCCTTTTAATATTCATGAGACCCACATAAGGAAAATGTATCATCTTTTATTCTCTACATTTTCAATAGGATAATCACTCATCTCTCTCTTATCTAATATTATCATTCCTCATTCTGTATAATGTTGAATGTTTTcaacactttctaagattttaattaaactcttattttaaaactatcttcaaatttgactttttcctattttattttttaatttttaatataagcATTTCCTTCATAAAAGCcaaatatatttagtttataattctcttttaaaaatatatttagttaCTAGAGTGGTTTGAGCTAGTTAGATCAATCACATGTCCACTTTTTCTTTGGCTATCCAAACCACTGACTATAGGTTTGATATGTTATTCCAAGGTCttgttacttttttctatatcaATCTTTAAGAGTATTTTTCCAATGGGCTCTTACAtcactgttttctttttctttaatatgaATGCAAAGAGTGGTATTAGGTTGTTGTagcaaataaatttatttagtaaaaacTATGGAATTATTCGAATTTAATTATCCTATTAGGTTGGTATATATTATAACGCTTTGTTTCTATATTAAACGTGATTAAAAAGATTTCAACATACAATTGATTTGACAAAAAGTTGgtacaacaattttttttagaataagaaataaattcatttgaattttctacTGTGTTCCATATAGCCACCTGTAAAATGCTTTTCATTTGTTCAATGCtactttaaaaagaaaaaaaaaacaagtaaagTTCACCTACtttggattaaaatatcaaaagtcttgtttttgttataaaccattaaaattttgttaataataatgtCAAGAGTGAGAATACTTAAAAGTCTTTTAACTTTGATCacttgtgtgtgttttttcatatatatatataaggagAATAAAgggaattaaaatattatttaaattaataaataaaatatttagtacttttaaaactaatactaaaatactaaaattattcACCAATTATAACCAAATAATTGAATcgtttcaatttctttttgttatttatttatggcAATtccattcaatttttgtttttgttatagatTTAATATGTGATATTTTATGGCTAATCTTTTATATTAGACATTGAAACCTTAAAAGATATGTAGAAATTAATGTTCACATGcagatgaaaatttaatatgatatttaaataatgaaataaataaaaaaattgaaaaatggaatTTTCTCCAACTTTTTTCGGTTCGGTGAAATTCTCTTCAATGTTGGTACAACTTACAACTTCACCAAGTGTCATTATTTACAGGCAATTTGACAAGTAGGATGTGACATTAAATGATCACTAAGATATCGTATTTGTTTGAAACATGGTCCATGCCAGGTATCTATATATCCATAGTATTTAtaatagttaaataataataacaagaaaaggttaattatagtaaaattattaaattttgtataagtGATTTGAGTTTTTGAATGCTATATCTTTCTTCATTAgtcatattttgaaagaaataacatctaagaagaagaagaagaagaagaaagggtaTAATTTTGTGTGTGTTGTGAATTGTGATGACGGGCAAGTGAAGATGGGCACGTCAGCTTGGGAacaatttgtttctttaatatatatatgaatggaTCGGGTCCTCCACTCCCCGTGAATGAAAACAGCTATACCCAAAAGGTTACAAATCAATAATGTTGTCCTTCAAATGACGACATTGCCCCTCttttacacattttattactactcgaataaaaaaaagatagtttGCATATCAAACAATTTTACATTCTAAATACTAGCTATTACGACTCACTAATGTTTCTAAAGTGGTTGGGGGTGTTGAATTGTGatggattataataatttgcatATTTAAAGTGTAACTTAAAACCCATTGCTGAAGAGTGTGTCCATGAATGTTTAGTGGTGTGTggaaatagaagaagaatagAAGGGATTGGTTATATAGTAGAATTTTGGGAGGTTTGGGAGGAGGGAGGACCCCACACTGAATTTGGATAAAGCTCACACATCAACGTTTGTATATAAATCCACGTGTCGCCTATACTGCCAGCTGTCCTAGATAAGTGCGCCACATAGTTGAATGTCGCCACGTTTCACTTCTGATTCCGACTACTCCCTTTCCTCCCACTTTCCTTTTCCCAATTATTCTTCACTGCCTAATACCAGATAAGTTTTGGTTTTCGGATAGGATCACGACAAAAATACCcaatcaaacaaatcaaactaCACTACAAAACTacct
Coding sequences within:
- the LOC101216388 gene encoding probable L-type lectin-domain containing receptor kinase VII.2; the protein is MSSSSSSSSFLFCAVISILLFISTSVFATEFVFNTNFTSTNTLLFGNATIDSSVLILTRDSPFTIGRALYPFKVPIHFSNSLFSFASSFIFSVAPQPNLFPGHGFAFLFTPFTGINGTSSAQNLGLFNFTNNGSPSNHVFAVEFDSFQNLEFNDTNDNHVGVDLNSLESNASFAAGFWSGPDDGEFKELKINNGETYQVWIECLDSLVNITMAEVGMKRPRKPLISLFVDFSGLLLDEMYVGFTAATGQLVQSHRILSWSFSTSNLSIGDALLITDLPSFVPQKEGTIFNSRAFILGITFGGVGLVIICFIICGVVIIKRRGRKKPKDDEIEDWELEYWPHRFAYEDVYEATGGFSEANVIGSGRNGKVYKGTLGRSKVAVKRISVEAESGMREFVAEISSLGRLKHRNLVKLIGWCKKEKGSLILMYDYMENGSLDKKLFECNENERLSWEKRMKILKDVATGLLYLHQGWDSRVLHRDIKGNNVLLDKDMNARLGDFGLARMQPHEKTADTTRVMGTVGYMAPEVVRTGRVSAQADVFGFGVLVLEVVCGRRAVEEGKPWLIDWVKGLMERNEIGLAVDERLRVEVISGNEIDEMERMVCLGLLCAHNEAGARPTMQQVVNILCERNGSGSNDGLLNRLRSTRILSEISQGKNFQQNHPTFEEIKTSSSSTSFIESDILKNDR